One part of the Mangrovibacillus cuniculi genome encodes these proteins:
- a CDS encoding phosphotransferase produces the protein MYNWNYMRDGDDKYDRLRLYLQEKTGESIISIKRLSAKILFVEGVTKNWLLKPFNSAQNLSNQIVLTNCLRQNNFMQTYQFHPIHQNDAILWDQQLWGLFDYLEPKINDPFHYGTMENRIEALDLMRKFHNTSEEIIKELVYLRPYQLENKWRQRFLTFTSHASNIRLWIGIKSYQALLDYGSKSMQGLALHLKSDEEEVVLHGDLAHHNFFRHANGILYLVDFDLMGKGPRLADELQIANRILPSINWSFIKLMEQNHFSQYSSSLPFLYGLLFPSDLFREWNRFLYSSMAQQQQLWPFLYDLTVNQWTLRIRFYERVEKEIALLEGNN, from the coding sequence ATGTATAATTGGAATTATATGAGAGACGGAGACGATAAATATGATCGTCTCCGTCTTTACCTTCAAGAAAAAACAGGAGAGTCCATAATAAGTATAAAAAGGCTCTCTGCTAAAATTCTGTTTGTAGAAGGTGTTACTAAAAATTGGTTGCTAAAACCCTTTAATTCAGCACAAAATCTGTCCAATCAAATTGTCTTAACAAATTGTTTGCGACAAAATAATTTCATGCAAACGTATCAATTTCATCCGATACACCAAAATGATGCAATTCTATGGGATCAACAATTATGGGGGCTTTTTGACTACTTAGAACCAAAAATAAATGATCCTTTTCATTATGGAACAATGGAAAATCGTATAGAGGCATTGGATTTAATGCGTAAATTTCATAATACATCAGAAGAAATTATAAAAGAATTGGTCTACTTGAGACCATATCAGCTTGAAAATAAGTGGAGACAACGCTTTTTAACTTTTACCTCACACGCGTCTAATATAAGGCTATGGATTGGGATTAAATCGTACCAAGCTCTCCTAGATTATGGATCAAAAAGTATGCAAGGCTTAGCTCTCCATTTAAAATCAGATGAAGAAGAAGTAGTCCTTCACGGGGATTTAGCTCATCACAATTTCTTTCGACATGCAAACGGGATCCTATACCTGGTTGATTTTGATTTGATGGGAAAAGGTCCAAGGTTAGCAGATGAACTTCAAATAGCCAATCGCATACTTCCTTCTATCAACTGGTCATTTATCAAGTTAATGGAGCAAAATCATTTTTCTCAATACTCCTCATCTCTTCCATTTTTATATGGTTTACTTTTCCCATCAGATTTATTTCGTGAATGGAATCGATTTCTTTATTCTTCTATGGCTCAACAACAACAGCTTTGGCCTTTCTTATATGACTTAACGGTAAATCAATGGACGTTGCGTATTCGTTTTTATGAACGAGTAGAAAAAGAAATAGCTTTATTAGAAGGTAACAATTAA
- the nadA gene encoding quinolinate synthase NadA has translation MLSFLTKNMTSLPDELLQMSEEEMRNRISYIKQEMGTRLLIPGHHYQKNEVIEFADITGDSLQLAQVAERNTEAEFIVFCGVHFMAETADILTTEQQVVVLPDMRAGCSMADMADIHQTTYAWDELQGMFGDTILPLTYVNSTAAIKAFVGKHKGATVTSSNAHKMVQWAFEQKERILFLPDQHLGRNTAFDLGIPLEQMAVWDPIAKKLETDAPLDEIKVILWKGHCSVHEKFTVQNIIDLRENDPTRKIIVHPECTREVVALADDNGSTKKIIDVIEAAEPGTKWAIGTEMNLVQRLIQQNPHLDIVSLNPNMCPCLTMNRIDLPHLLWSLEQVYKGEPVNQIKVDEETSHYAIEALDRMLRNV, from the coding sequence ATGCTATCATTTTTAACAAAGAATATGACAAGTTTACCAGATGAGCTCTTACAAATGTCAGAAGAAGAAATGAGAAACCGTATTTCGTATATTAAACAGGAAATGGGAACGAGATTGTTGATTCCTGGACATCATTATCAAAAAAATGAGGTTATAGAGTTTGCAGATATTACGGGAGATTCCCTTCAACTGGCTCAGGTGGCAGAACGAAATACAGAAGCGGAGTTCATTGTCTTTTGTGGGGTTCACTTTATGGCGGAAACAGCAGATATTTTAACAACAGAGCAACAAGTGGTGGTTTTACCTGATATGAGAGCTGGTTGCTCCATGGCGGATATGGCTGACATACATCAAACAACGTATGCTTGGGATGAGTTACAAGGCATGTTTGGTGATACCATTCTTCCGTTAACATACGTTAATTCCACAGCAGCTATTAAAGCTTTTGTTGGTAAACATAAAGGAGCAACGGTTACATCTTCTAACGCACATAAGATGGTGCAATGGGCTTTTGAACAAAAAGAACGAATTCTATTTTTACCTGATCAACACTTAGGGCGAAACACAGCATTTGATTTAGGAATCCCGTTAGAACAAATGGCAGTATGGGACCCAATCGCGAAAAAATTAGAAACAGATGCACCATTGGACGAGATTAAGGTGATATTATGGAAAGGTCATTGTTCTGTTCATGAGAAGTTCACTGTGCAAAACATTATTGATCTAAGAGAGAACGATCCAACCAGAAAAATTATTGTTCATCCAGAGTGTACGAGAGAAGTAGTGGCTCTTGCAGATGACAACGGATCTACAAAGAAGATAATTGATGTCATAGAAGCTGCTGAGCCAGGTACAAAGTGGGCGATTGGAACAGAAATGAACTTAGTGCAGCGTCTAATCCAACAAAACCCACATCTAGACATCGTTTCTCTAAACCCAAACATGTGCCCATGCCTAACCATGAATCGAATCGACTTACCGCACCTACTATGGTCTCTAGAGCAAGTATACAAGGGGGAACCAGTAAACCAAATAAAAGTGGACGAGGAAACAAGCCACTATGCAATAGAAGCGTTAGATCGAATGTTGAGGAATGTATAG
- the nadC gene encoding carboxylating nicotinate-nucleotide diphosphorylase: protein MNKLFVKELLQRAFLEDIGSGDLTASAIFPEGLNGEMFFKVKEEGVFCGGFLIEDGYVMLHKDHRVEIFVQEGEYVEKGTVVAKITGPVQSLLSGERVILNLLQRLCGIATLTRKVVQQVEGTKCAIADTRKTTPGLRMLEKYAVKVGGGKNHRFGLYDAVMIKDNHIAFAGSISEAVAKVKNAIGHTVTIEVEVESKEQLLEAIDAEVDIIMIDNTEPSTMKEWVSLVPSSITTEASGGINVTNVREYALTGVNVISLGALTHSYTALDISARVVMEGGN from the coding sequence ATGAACAAATTGTTCGTTAAAGAACTTCTTCAAAGAGCTTTTTTAGAGGATATTGGGAGTGGGGACCTTACTGCTAGTGCCATATTCCCAGAAGGTTTAAACGGAGAAATGTTCTTTAAGGTAAAAGAAGAAGGTGTATTTTGCGGAGGGTTCCTTATTGAGGATGGCTACGTCATGTTACATAAAGACCACCGTGTAGAAATTTTCGTACAAGAAGGAGAATATGTAGAAAAAGGAACCGTTGTTGCGAAGATTACTGGTCCAGTTCAAAGTTTACTTAGTGGAGAACGTGTCATATTAAATTTACTACAACGTTTATGTGGAATCGCTACACTAACTCGTAAAGTAGTGCAGCAAGTAGAGGGAACAAAATGCGCCATAGCTGACACAAGGAAAACAACGCCAGGACTGAGGATGTTAGAGAAATATGCAGTCAAAGTAGGTGGGGGGAAAAACCATCGATTTGGTCTATACGATGCAGTGATGATAAAAGACAATCATATTGCTTTTGCTGGGTCTATCTCGGAGGCCGTTGCAAAAGTAAAAAATGCCATTGGTCATACAGTCACTATTGAAGTGGAAGTGGAATCAAAAGAACAATTATTAGAAGCCATTGATGCAGAAGTAGACATTATCATGATTGATAATACAGAACCCTCCACTATGAAAGAATGGGTATCGCTCGTTCCTTCATCTATTACAACAGAGGCTTCAGGTGGAATAAATGTAACCAATGTACGCGAATATGCTTTAACTGGAGTAAATGTTATATCGCTAGGTGCTCTAACGCATTCTTATACCGCTTTAGATATTTCAGCTCGTGTAGTAATGGAAGGAGGAAACTAA
- a CDS encoding L-aspartate oxidase, translated as MKRADIVIVGSGVAALQIARKLRSDLNVIIITKGKWEDSNSYRAQGGIAAVVSPIDNVDLHVKDTIQAGENHNNLSSTKWIVKNSTSQLDSLIQEGFEVDRKMDGSIDLGLEGAHSTNRIIHSGGDATGVNLCEFMYKDTNVTWMEHSTVRKILLDNQRKVSGLVYVDENNQIGTITTSHLILATGGGGSIYKHSSNQQGALGDGYYLAHEAGAVLVDMEFVQFHPTLLQVKNHAVGLLTEALRGAGATLVTKNGLRIMQDVHSGGELAPRHIVAHTIYQHIRAGSSIYLDCRRIKNLKKKFPSLWNLSQLNNLDPTQDLLPVIPGSHFFMGGIEVDYKGETAVEGLYAIGEVSCTGLHGANRLASNSLLEGIVQGNALADYLNNSRILSPSADLSLEISSLDDGDKITVSKETIQDLTMSHIGIIRNKEDLEWFYNWVQEQLSMYRDVNPITCTASDFEKIIMLHTALFVARGANLRKESRGAHVYANYPNATPAWEKLDILQSNIDVKIRGRKHEQIVR; from the coding sequence GTGAAAAGAGCTGACATCGTTATTGTAGGAAGCGGCGTTGCTGCTTTACAAATAGCTAGAAAATTACGCTCGGACTTAAATGTGATAATTATCACAAAGGGGAAATGGGAAGATAGTAACTCTTACCGTGCCCAAGGAGGTATAGCTGCTGTTGTTTCTCCAATAGATAACGTAGATCTTCATGTAAAAGATACCATCCAGGCTGGAGAGAATCATAATAATTTATCTTCAACAAAATGGATAGTTAAAAATAGCACTAGTCAACTAGACAGTTTAATACAAGAAGGGTTTGAAGTAGATAGAAAAATGGATGGGTCTATCGATTTAGGTTTAGAAGGCGCGCATTCCACCAACCGAATCATTCATAGTGGTGGAGATGCTACTGGTGTCAATCTTTGTGAATTTATGTACAAAGATACGAACGTAACTTGGATGGAACATTCTACTGTCAGAAAGATCCTATTAGATAATCAACGGAAAGTATCGGGGTTAGTGTATGTAGATGAAAATAATCAAATTGGCACGATCACTACTTCTCATCTCATTTTAGCTACAGGAGGTGGAGGTTCTATTTACAAGCATTCCTCTAATCAACAAGGTGCACTAGGTGACGGTTATTATTTAGCACATGAAGCGGGAGCAGTTCTTGTAGATATGGAATTTGTTCAATTTCATCCTACTTTGCTACAAGTAAAAAATCATGCAGTTGGTCTTTTAACAGAAGCTTTAAGAGGAGCAGGCGCAACCTTAGTGACCAAAAACGGATTGCGAATTATGCAAGATGTTCATTCAGGTGGAGAACTTGCTCCAAGACACATTGTAGCTCACACTATTTATCAACATATTCGAGCTGGTTCATCTATTTATCTAGATTGTCGAAGGATAAAAAACCTTAAGAAAAAGTTTCCATCACTGTGGAACCTTTCACAACTAAATAATTTAGATCCAACACAAGATTTATTACCTGTTATTCCAGGGTCTCACTTCTTTATGGGAGGGATTGAAGTCGACTACAAGGGAGAAACAGCTGTAGAAGGACTTTACGCTATTGGAGAAGTTAGCTGTACGGGATTACATGGTGCAAATCGTTTAGCAAGTAACTCATTGTTAGAAGGTATTGTTCAAGGGAATGCGCTAGCGGACTATTTGAACAACTCACGCATTCTTTCTCCTTCTGCTGATCTTTCTTTGGAAATATCCTCTCTAGATGATGGAGATAAAATAACAGTCTCCAAAGAAACAATTCAAGACTTGACCATGAGTCATATAGGAATCATTCGTAATAAAGAAGATTTAGAGTGGTTTTATAATTGGGTACAAGAGCAACTGTCCATGTATAGAGACGTAAACCCAATCACATGTACCGCATCGGATTTTGAAAAAATAATCATGCTACACACAGCATTGTTTGTCGCTAGGGGAGCTAATTTACGAAAAGAATCAAGAGGAGCGCATGTGTATGCGAATTATCCAAACGCAACTCCTGCATGGGAGAAACTTGATATTTTACAGTCAAACATAGATGTGAAAATTAGGGGGAGAAAACATGAACAAATTGTTCGTTAA
- a CDS encoding IscS subfamily cysteine desulfurase — translation MIYLDTAATTKMDSKAVEAYVFTAQNFFGNASSLHNIGGDAHHVLEQSRQAVADFLQVDERCVIFTSGGTESNRLALEFLCSLLPSDKSIYINETEHPSIFKSIPNSYMDQVNVISLFNEDSLPTKKVCEETKQCGLLVVQHVNSEIGLIHNVKEIIRMSAEDEILVHCDSVQSFGKLSLANVLPYVSTISISAHKIGGPKGVGALILNPTLLSKLQLSPKEQELGLRLGTENVPGIVSFAQSILSFKEKQIPDLVLWQMRKEFLSILKNRIPSLIILEGHESEQLPTIIGCIIPGLEGQWVMLEANRKGVALSTGSACQAGMQTISPMIKNYTKSTEEALGYFRISFDSSTTLQELKQAALVLVEIYEDWHSKERIWHNEKVTR, via the coding sequence ATGATTTATTTAGACACAGCTGCTACAACAAAAATGGATTCAAAGGCAGTAGAAGCCTACGTATTTACTGCACAGAATTTTTTTGGTAATGCTAGCAGTTTGCATAACATTGGAGGAGACGCACATCACGTTCTCGAACAATCTAGACAGGCCGTAGCAGATTTTTTACAGGTAGATGAACGATGCGTCATTTTTACATCTGGAGGCACAGAAAGTAATAGACTTGCCTTAGAATTCCTTTGTTCTTTGCTTCCATCTGACAAATCTATTTATATAAATGAAACAGAACATCCATCCATTTTCAAAAGCATCCCTAATTCATATATGGATCAAGTTAACGTAATCTCTTTATTCAACGAGGACTCCTTACCAACCAAAAAGGTTTGTGAGGAAACAAAACAATGTGGACTGTTAGTAGTACAACATGTTAATTCAGAAATAGGATTAATTCATAATGTAAAAGAAATCATACGTATGTCGGCAGAAGATGAAATTCTAGTGCATTGTGATTCTGTTCAATCTTTTGGTAAACTTTCCTTAGCAAATGTTCTTCCATATGTGAGCACCATCAGTATATCTGCTCACAAAATCGGTGGACCTAAAGGAGTTGGGGCACTGATTCTTAACCCTACTCTCCTAAGTAAATTGCAACTTTCCCCAAAAGAACAAGAATTAGGTCTACGATTAGGGACAGAGAATGTACCAGGGATAGTGTCTTTTGCACAAAGTATTTTATCTTTTAAAGAGAAGCAAATACCAGATCTTGTACTTTGGCAAATGAGAAAAGAGTTTTTATCTATTTTAAAAAACAGAATACCTTCATTAATCATTTTAGAAGGACATGAATCAGAACAACTACCTACCATTATTGGTTGTATTATTCCAGGGTTAGAGGGACAATGGGTTATGTTGGAAGCTAATCGAAAAGGTGTTGCTTTATCAACCGGTAGTGCTTGTCAAGCTGGCATGCAGACGATTAGTCCAATGATCAAAAATTATACTAAGTCAACCGAAGAGGCATTGGGATACTTCCGTATATCCTTTGACTCTTCTACAACACTACAAGAGCTAAAACAAGCTGCTCTAGTCTTAGTAGAAATCTATGAAGATTGGCATAGTAAAGAAAGGATTTGGCATAATGAAAAAGTTACTAGGTGA
- a CDS encoding transcription repressor NadR, producing the protein MKKLLGDERREYILKRLKESNEPIKGGVFAEETNVSRQVIVGDITLLKAKNEPIIATSQGYIYIKANGHSEKVIKTIACKHEPEAAEKELELFVKHGVTVKDVIVEHAIYGDLTASIMVSTSADVHAFMQQVKSTNATFLSALTNGVHLHTVEANSNEQIDRALQELEAEGFLYSEG; encoded by the coding sequence ATGAAAAAGTTACTAGGTGATGAACGTAGAGAGTACATTTTAAAGAGATTGAAGGAATCTAATGAGCCCATTAAAGGTGGCGTATTTGCGGAAGAGACAAATGTTAGTAGACAAGTAATTGTTGGTGATATTACTCTCCTAAAGGCCAAAAATGAGCCAATCATTGCAACTAGCCAAGGGTATATTTATATAAAAGCAAATGGGCATTCGGAAAAAGTCATTAAAACAATAGCATGTAAGCATGAACCAGAGGCAGCCGAAAAAGAATTAGAGCTTTTCGTTAAGCATGGTGTTACGGTGAAAGATGTCATTGTAGAACATGCGATTTACGGGGACTTAACAGCTTCTATCATGGTATCTACCAGTGCAGACGTACATGCTTTCATGCAGCAAGTGAAGTCTACTAATGCGACTTTCTTGTCTGCTTTAACAAACGGTGTTCATCTTCATACGGTGGAAGCTAACTCTAATGAACAGATTGATCGTGCTCTTCAAGAGTTGGAGGCAGAAGGGTTCCTTTATTCTGAGGGATGA
- the pheA gene encoding prephenate dehydratase produces MNIAYLGPNGTFTHEAVSQAFPHAILTPAPTIQMALEWAESAKVDAAFVPLENTLEGTVSMTIDYLFHHSTMTIQAEYTLPIAQHFLLSKKTVQNNTPIVKVVSHSHALAQCHSFLHKEHASAEWIPMSSTAAAAAYVKENEDQPFAAIANKKAAEEYDLVLATENIHDVERNHTRFVLVSHETMTLFENKKKKTTIMVTLPEDRPGGLHSVLSAFAWRKLNLSKIESRPLKTRLGQYFFMIDIEEDWSSLLLRGSVEELEALGCEVKVVGSYHATYLEG; encoded by the coding sequence ATGAATATAGCTTATTTAGGTCCAAATGGTACTTTTACACATGAGGCTGTTAGCCAGGCATTTCCTCACGCTATTTTGACCCCTGCTCCCACGATTCAAATGGCTTTGGAGTGGGCGGAGAGTGCTAAGGTAGATGCTGCGTTTGTGCCGTTAGAAAACACACTTGAAGGAACGGTTTCGATGACGATTGACTATCTGTTTCATCATTCTACGATGACCATTCAAGCGGAGTATACGTTACCTATTGCACAACATTTTTTGCTTTCTAAAAAAACTGTACAAAATAACACACCTATCGTGAAAGTAGTATCTCATTCTCACGCTTTGGCTCAATGTCACTCTTTTTTACATAAAGAACATGCAAGTGCGGAATGGATTCCTATGAGCTCTACAGCCGCGGCAGCCGCGTATGTAAAGGAAAACGAAGATCAACCATTTGCAGCCATTGCCAATAAAAAAGCTGCTGAAGAATACGATCTAGTTCTAGCAACAGAAAATATCCATGATGTAGAGAGAAATCACACTAGGTTTGTTTTAGTTTCTCATGAAACGATGACTCTTTTTGAAAATAAAAAGAAGAAAACCACTATTATGGTTACGTTACCAGAAGATCGACCAGGTGGACTTCACAGTGTATTGTCTGCCTTTGCATGGAGAAAGCTGAATTTATCTAAAATTGAATCTCGACCTTTAAAAACTAGACTAGGACAATACTTCTTTATGATAGATATTGAAGAAGATTGGAGTAGTTTATTATTGCGAGGTTCAGTAGAAGAACTAGAGGCTCTTGGATGTGAAGTGAAAGTAGTGGGATCGTACCATGCTACTTATCTAGAGGGTTGA